The following are encoded together in the Polycladomyces subterraneus genome:
- a CDS encoding patatin-like phospholipase family protein has protein sequence MGHPKGGGVLGGPKIGLALGSGGARGWAHVGVLKVLQEAGIPVHMIAGSSMGSLVGALYANNLELDMIEGLATRLKRKYWVDLTVPRKGFMIGDKVRELIRLLTHGKSIEELSIPLAVVATDLVKGERVVFTSGPVDLAVRASISIPGIFEPVEWEDKILVDGGVIDRIPITVVREMGADLVIAVDVVPRFNEVKIRSIFDVIAQTLGVMERQMLSQQLIEADFLIHPEMSEISPTAFHQVEKCIRLGEEAARAHVERIRERIRNWEGVEGDGVAK, from the coding sequence ATGGGACACCCGAAAGGAGGGGGCGTTTTGGGAGGGCCGAAAATTGGATTGGCTTTGGGATCGGGTGGGGCAAGAGGTTGGGCCCATGTTGGAGTGCTCAAGGTGTTGCAGGAAGCGGGCATCCCCGTTCACATGATTGCGGGAAGCAGTATGGGGAGTTTAGTCGGAGCGTTATATGCTAATAACTTAGAGTTGGACATGATTGAAGGTTTGGCGACACGGTTGAAGCGCAAATATTGGGTTGATCTGACCGTTCCGCGCAAAGGATTTATGATCGGTGACAAAGTAAGAGAGCTGATCCGCTTGCTCACACACGGAAAATCAATAGAAGAATTATCTATTCCCTTGGCGGTGGTGGCGACCGATCTCGTAAAAGGGGAACGTGTGGTATTTACGTCCGGTCCGGTTGATTTGGCGGTACGGGCGAGTATCTCCATCCCCGGAATCTTTGAACCAGTCGAATGGGAAGATAAAATCCTGGTTGACGGTGGTGTGATCGACCGCATTCCCATTACGGTGGTTCGTGAGATGGGAGCCGATTTGGTCATTGCGGTCGATGTGGTTCCGCGTTTCAACGAAGTCAAAATCCGGTCGATCTTTGATGTGATTGCGCAAACGCTCGGGGTGATGGAGAGGCAAATGCTCAGCCAGCAATTGATTGAAGCTGACTTCCTGATTCACCCGGAGATGTCTGAAATCAGTCCGACCGCTTTTCATCAGGTGGAGAAATGCATCCGTTTAGGTGAGGAAGCGGCGCGTGCACATGTGGAAAGGATTCGGGAGCGGATCCGCAACTGGGAAGGAGTGGAAGGTGATGGGGTGGCCAAGTAA
- the plsX gene encoding phosphate acyltransferase PlsX: protein MRIALDVMGGDHAPTAIFEGVRQAAEQWPDLRLILIGREEVLHSQTSYPSNVELHSVTESIDAGEEPVKAIRRKKDSSIVVGCRMVKEGKADAFISAGNTGALMAAGLFYTGRLQGVDRPALAPVFPTMDGRGILVLDVGANPEAKPEHLAQYARMGAIYAEKVLGFEKPRVGLLNIGTEEGKGTDRTKEAYNLLSQLPIRFIGNVEARDVLYGVCDVLVCDGFSGNILLKNTEGVAKAIFERLKAEFTRTWLNKLAAAILKPGLKRFAKAMDYTEHGGAPLLGLSGAIVKAHGSSDANAITNAIRQARRFVEQAVISQISGEIGNDRGE, encoded by the coding sequence ATGCGCATTGCGTTGGACGTAATGGGCGGGGACCATGCGCCAACGGCCATATTCGAAGGAGTGCGGCAAGCGGCTGAACAATGGCCGGATTTGCGTTTGATATTGATCGGCCGGGAAGAAGTCTTGCATTCTCAAACGAGTTATCCATCCAATGTGGAACTCCATTCCGTCACCGAGTCGATCGACGCGGGAGAAGAGCCGGTCAAGGCCATCCGACGTAAAAAGGATTCGTCCATCGTCGTCGGTTGCCGGATGGTGAAGGAGGGCAAGGCGGACGCATTCATCAGTGCCGGCAATACGGGCGCACTGATGGCGGCCGGGCTGTTTTACACCGGCAGATTGCAGGGGGTTGACCGTCCAGCATTGGCGCCGGTGTTCCCCACGATGGACGGACGCGGCATATTGGTATTGGACGTGGGTGCCAATCCGGAAGCCAAACCGGAGCATTTGGCGCAATACGCCAGGATGGGTGCGATCTATGCCGAAAAGGTATTGGGTTTTGAAAAACCGCGTGTCGGTTTGCTCAACATCGGAACGGAGGAAGGGAAAGGAACGGATCGGACCAAAGAGGCGTACAACTTGCTGTCGCAGTTGCCCATACGGTTTATCGGCAACGTGGAAGCGCGGGACGTGTTGTACGGGGTGTGCGACGTTCTCGTGTGTGACGGTTTTTCCGGCAATATTCTGCTGAAAAACACAGAAGGCGTGGCCAAGGCGATTTTTGAACGGTTGAAAGCGGAATTTACCCGTACATGGTTGAACAAATTGGCTGCGGCGATTTTGAAACCTGGTCTGAAACGGTTCGCCAAAGCGATGGATTACACCGAACATGGCGGTGCGCCGCTGTTGGGGTTAAGCGGGGCGATCGTCAAGGCACACGGATCTTCTGACGCCAACGCGATTACCAATGCGATTCGCCAGGCGCGTCGGTTTGTGGAACAGGCGGTGATTTCACAGATCTCCGGTGAGATCGGGAATGACAGGGGGGAATGA
- the fabD gene encoding ACP S-malonyltransferase has product MGKIAFLFPGQGSQSVGMGRAIAEHDERAARLFAQADEVLGYALSRLCFEGPEEELRLTANTQPAILTTSMAIYTVFADAGIEPDYVAGHSLGEYSALTAAGALDFADAVATVHRRGLFMEEAVPAGQGAMSAVMGLEREALDAVCREVTREGHVVVAANYNCPGQIVISGHRDAVEEAGEKAKAAGARRVIPLAVSGPFHSPLMQPAAERLKDVLDAITVRDARVPVVANVSASPIQDADEIRRSLVEQVASPVLWEDSVRWMLNQGVDTFVEIGPGNVLTGLVRKVEREVTAVSVQDVETLQAAVDTLRK; this is encoded by the coding sequence ATGGGAAAAATCGCGTTTCTCTTCCCCGGTCAGGGATCGCAATCCGTGGGGATGGGTCGGGCCATCGCGGAACACGACGAGCGTGCGGCACGTCTTTTCGCTCAGGCGGATGAAGTGCTCGGTTATGCGTTGTCTCGACTCTGTTTCGAAGGCCCTGAAGAGGAGTTGCGCCTGACGGCTAACACGCAACCGGCAATTTTGACCACCAGTATGGCTATCTATACGGTTTTTGCTGACGCAGGGATCGAGCCCGATTATGTGGCGGGACACAGCCTGGGAGAATATTCGGCGTTGACCGCCGCAGGAGCACTTGATTTTGCGGATGCGGTGGCCACCGTGCATCGGCGCGGACTGTTCATGGAAGAAGCAGTCCCTGCCGGTCAGGGGGCGATGTCGGCGGTGATGGGATTGGAACGCGAGGCGTTGGATGCGGTGTGCCGAGAAGTGACGCGCGAAGGCCACGTAGTGGTGGCGGCCAATTACAACTGCCCTGGGCAGATCGTCATTTCCGGACATCGTGACGCCGTCGAGGAAGCGGGCGAAAAAGCCAAAGCCGCCGGGGCTCGTCGAGTGATTCCGCTCGCCGTCAGCGGCCCCTTCCATTCACCTTTGATGCAACCGGCGGCCGAACGGTTAAAAGATGTTCTCGATGCCATCACCGTCCGTGATGCACGCGTACCGGTCGTGGCCAACGTCTCGGCCTCTCCGATCCAAGACGCGGATGAGATCCGCCGTTCGCTGGTGGAACAAGTGGCCAGCCCCGTTTTGTGGGAGGATAGTGTTCGCTGGATGTTGAATCAGGGAGTGGACACGTTCGTGGAGATCGGACCGGGCAACGTGTTGACCGGATTGGTGCGGAAAGTGGAGCGCGAAGTGACTGCTGTTTCCGTACAGGACGTGGAAACACTGCAGGCAGCAGTGGATACGTTGCGAAAATGA
- a CDS encoding tRNA-binding protein: MVTYADFERIEMRVGRIVRVESFPEARKPAYRLWIDFGEPLGVKKSSAQITKLYETDTLVGTQVIAVTNLPPRQVANFISEVLVLGVVLDDGEVALIRPDREVPLGKRIL, from the coding sequence ATGGTTACCTACGCCGATTTTGAACGGATCGAGATGAGAGTGGGACGGATTGTGCGGGTGGAATCGTTCCCGGAAGCGCGTAAACCGGCATACCGTCTGTGGATCGATTTCGGAGAGCCATTGGGCGTGAAGAAAAGCAGCGCCCAAATCACGAAGCTGTATGAAACCGATACACTCGTCGGCACACAGGTGATCGCCGTTACCAACCTTCCGCCGCGTCAAGTAGCCAACTTCATTTCAGAAGTGTTGGTACTCGGAGTGGTGTTGGATGACGGAGAGGTGGCGTTGATCCGTCCCGACCGGGAGGTGCCGCTGGGAAAGCGCATTTTGTGA
- a CDS encoding SepM family pheromone-processing serine protease — protein sequence MGWPSNNRHRWLQVLAILAVLAVLGWVIPVPYYVIAPGSAMPVAPMVKIQGVHPDEAGAFYLTTVLMKEGNVWTYLLAKYGDDGELVAKQEILSPGENSREYFQRQEEIMRTSQDNAVIAAFHQAGKPVSVKLRGVKILRVVKGMPAEKVLKENDLIQAIDRQPVQTADQLMQALKWRHPGERVRLRVVRNGKVREETVTLTRLPVMPGKIQAGIGIVPVTDRVVKTRPVIRLNAGDIGGPSAGLMFSLEIVNQLTPGDLTKGYRVAGTGTISPDGRVGQIGGVEHKVVAAEREGATLFFVPKDIAPGDSNSETAQATVRRLKLHMKVVPVATLQEAIRYLERLPQRRKAAFHQAETLTGRRDWHIITLFS from the coding sequence ATGGGGTGGCCAAGTAATAATCGGCACCGTTGGCTGCAGGTATTGGCAATATTGGCGGTGTTGGCTGTGTTGGGTTGGGTGATTCCGGTTCCGTATTATGTGATAGCCCCTGGTTCGGCCATGCCGGTGGCACCAATGGTGAAAATTCAGGGTGTGCACCCTGATGAGGCAGGCGCGTTTTACCTTACGACGGTATTGATGAAGGAAGGAAACGTATGGACTTATCTACTGGCCAAATATGGAGATGATGGCGAACTGGTCGCCAAACAGGAAATATTGAGCCCGGGAGAGAATTCACGTGAGTATTTCCAACGGCAGGAAGAAATTATGCGCACTTCGCAGGACAATGCAGTCATCGCCGCATTTCATCAAGCAGGCAAACCTGTTTCAGTGAAACTGCGCGGCGTAAAGATCTTGCGTGTGGTTAAAGGAATGCCGGCGGAAAAAGTATTGAAGGAAAACGATTTGATCCAGGCGATTGACCGACAGCCTGTGCAAACAGCCGATCAGTTGATGCAGGCGTTGAAATGGCGCCACCCAGGAGAACGTGTCCGGCTGCGAGTGGTTCGTAACGGAAAAGTAAGGGAAGAGACGGTGACACTGACCCGTCTTCCGGTGATGCCGGGGAAAATACAGGCGGGAATCGGAATTGTTCCCGTCACGGATCGAGTAGTGAAAACCAGGCCTGTCATCAGATTGAATGCGGGAGACATCGGCGGGCCGTCGGCCGGGTTGATGTTTTCGCTGGAGATCGTCAATCAGCTGACACCCGGCGATTTGACCAAAGGATATCGTGTAGCCGGAACGGGCACGATCTCCCCTGACGGACGTGTGGGGCAAATCGGCGGGGTGGAGCACAAGGTAGTGGCCGCAGAGCGGGAAGGCGCGACCCTCTTTTTTGTACCGAAAGATATCGCACCGGGTGACAGCAATTCGGAAACCGCGCAGGCCACGGTAAGGCGTTTGAAATTGCACATGAAAGTGGTTCCCGTCGCCACCTTGCAGGAAGCAATCCGGTATTTGGAGCGTCTGCCCCAGCGGCGGAAGGCGGCTTTCCATCAGGCGGAAACATTGACAGGTCGTCGGGATTGGCATATAATAACCCTGTTTTCATAA
- a CDS encoding putative glycolipid-binding domain-containing protein, which translates to MQTHHWMWKRLDTVGYEQVTLQEKQNGWLADGVGIWLGSDEPVRYQYWVQTDQWWRTREVVVCLQNQEDLEPIRLISDGTGHWRDAFGRPVPALDGCVDVDLNVTPFTNTIAIRRLGLSPTDMETIRVVYVDVPSLCWLPISQRYTCLVRTADETVYRYEGLDTGITAELRVDAEGSVIDYSGWFERVWHKTTLPPKGETLR; encoded by the coding sequence GTGCAAACCCACCACTGGATGTGGAAAAGATTGGACACCGTCGGTTACGAGCAAGTCACACTGCAAGAAAAACAGAACGGTTGGCTCGCGGACGGTGTGGGGATATGGTTGGGAAGTGATGAGCCGGTTCGTTATCAATATTGGGTGCAAACGGATCAATGGTGGCGAACAAGGGAAGTGGTCGTCTGTCTGCAAAACCAGGAGGATTTGGAACCGATCCGGTTGATCTCGGATGGGACGGGGCATTGGCGGGATGCTTTCGGTCGTCCTGTTCCAGCCCTCGACGGGTGCGTAGATGTGGATTTGAACGTCACGCCGTTCACCAATACAATCGCCATACGCCGATTGGGTCTGAGTCCGACAGACATGGAGACGATTCGAGTCGTTTATGTTGATGTGCCGAGCCTTTGTTGGCTACCCATCTCCCAGCGTTACACCTGCCTCGTACGTACAGCTGACGAGACCGTATATCGATATGAGGGATTGGACACGGGTATCACCGCTGAGCTGCGCGTGGACGCAGAAGGCAGCGTGATCGATTACTCCGGATGGTTTGAACGAGTGTGGCATAAGACAACCTTGCCGCCGAAGGGGGAAACCCTGCGGTGA
- the rnc gene encoding ribonuclease III, with the protein MDLTDLERKVGFPFRNRRLFQQAFTHTSFAHEKKGNVFHEDNERLEFLGDAVLELAVSEFLFHRFPDMSEGDLTRTRARVVCEPSLAAFAHELDFGQYVRLGKGEEMTGGRTRPALLADVFEAFVGALYLDQGLDRVKQFLHAVVFPRIDEKWLSQVTDAKSQLQEIVQQERMGPLEYQIVDIQGPAHDRHFVAEVWLEGKRLGRGSGRSKKEAEQRAAFEALQNWEQGPGRPGHDIADSHRQR; encoded by the coding sequence ATGGATTTGACCGATTTGGAGCGAAAAGTCGGCTTCCCGTTTCGGAACCGTCGTTTGTTTCAGCAGGCATTTACCCATACGTCGTTTGCCCATGAGAAAAAGGGAAACGTTTTTCACGAAGACAACGAACGGCTGGAATTTCTGGGGGACGCCGTGTTGGAACTGGCGGTTTCGGAGTTTTTGTTTCATCGGTTTCCCGACATGAGCGAAGGAGATTTGACCCGGACGCGGGCCCGAGTCGTGTGTGAACCGTCATTGGCCGCTTTTGCACATGAGCTCGATTTCGGTCAATACGTCCGTCTTGGCAAAGGGGAAGAGATGACCGGGGGCCGGACGCGTCCGGCCTTGCTGGCTGATGTGTTTGAAGCGTTTGTCGGAGCGCTGTACCTGGACCAAGGCTTAGATCGGGTCAAACAATTTTTGCATGCGGTAGTCTTTCCCCGCATAGATGAAAAATGGTTATCCCAGGTAACGGATGCCAAGAGTCAATTGCAGGAGATCGTGCAACAGGAACGAATGGGACCGTTGGAATATCAAATCGTGGATATTCAGGGACCTGCCCATGACCGCCATTTCGTGGCCGAGGTGTGGCTGGAGGGAAAACGGCTGGGCAGAGGCAGTGGTCGTTCTAAAAAGGAAGCGGAACAGCGTGCCGCCTTTGAAGCCTTGCAGAATTGGGAACAAGGCCCAGGTCGCCCAGGTCACGACATCGCCGACTCCCATCGGCAACGTTGA
- the fapR gene encoding transcription factor FapR, with product MRLSKKERQRQLTLALQQNPFATDEEMARQFGVSIQTIRLDRMELGIPELRERIKHMAEEKFDRVRSLAPEEVIGEIVELHLDHGGTSILEIKREHVFTRNRIARGHYLFAQANSLAVAIIDAEIVLTASAGIRFLRPVRLGEKCVARAKVVKKGAHRVQVDVKTYVEEEIVFQGEFDMYRASGDEAVKLKEGH from the coding sequence GTGCGCCTCTCGAAGAAAGAACGGCAGCGTCAATTGACGTTGGCGTTACAACAAAACCCGTTCGCGACGGACGAAGAGATGGCCCGCCAATTCGGCGTCAGTATCCAGACGATCCGGTTGGATCGGATGGAATTGGGCATTCCCGAACTGCGGGAACGAATCAAGCACATGGCGGAAGAGAAATTTGACCGGGTGCGTTCGTTGGCGCCGGAAGAGGTGATCGGTGAGATCGTTGAACTCCACCTGGATCACGGCGGAACTTCCATTTTGGAAATCAAGCGGGAGCACGTGTTCACCCGCAATCGCATCGCACGCGGGCACTACCTGTTTGCGCAGGCCAATTCGCTGGCGGTGGCGATTATCGATGCGGAGATCGTGTTGACCGCTTCGGCGGGTATTCGCTTTCTGCGCCCCGTTCGCTTGGGGGAAAAATGCGTTGCCAGGGCGAAAGTAGTGAAGAAAGGTGCCCACCGCGTACAAGTCGACGTGAAAACCTATGTGGAAGAAGAAATCGTCTTTCAAGGCGAATTCGATATGTATCGTGCCTCGGGAGACGAGGCGGTTAAATTGAAGGAGGGGCATTGA
- the rpmF gene encoding 50S ribosomal protein L32 — MAVPFRRTSKTRKRKRRTHFKLAVPGMVRCPQCGEFKLAHRVCKACGYYKGNEVASND, encoded by the coding sequence ATGGCAGTACCTTTTCGGCGTACATCCAAAACCCGTAAGCGCAAACGGCGCACGCACTTCAAACTGGCTGTACCGGGCATGGTGCGTTGCCCGCAATGCGGCGAATTCAAACTGGCTCACCGCGTGTGCAAAGCATGCGGATACTACAAAGGCAACGAAGTGGCCAGCAATGACTGA
- a CDS encoding beta-ketoacyl-ACP synthase III, giving the protein MMRSVGILGTGAHLPEKVLTNSDLEKMVDTSDEWIVSRTGIRERRIAADNEASSDLAVEAGRKALEAAGITPDQLDLIIVATVTPDMMFPATACLVQDRLGASKAATFDLSAACTGFLYGITTAVQFIANGIYRYALVIGVDCLSKITNWEDRNTCVLFGDGAGAVVLGPVEEGYGFLSFDLGADGSGGNLLLQPAGGSRIPATVESVEKKLHTISMSGGEVFKFAVRVMGNAAEEALKKAGLTKDDIDFLVPHQANIRIIDAAVRRFGLSEDKVIVNLDRYGNMSSASIPVALDEAVREGRIREGDTLVLVGFGGGLTWGAAVLKWSTKEKLGD; this is encoded by the coding sequence ATGATGCGATCCGTGGGGATTTTAGGAACCGGCGCGCATTTGCCGGAAAAGGTGTTAACCAATTCCGATTTGGAGAAGATGGTGGATACTTCGGATGAGTGGATTGTGAGCCGAACCGGTATCCGGGAGCGGCGCATCGCGGCGGATAATGAAGCATCTTCGGACTTGGCGGTGGAGGCCGGACGAAAAGCGTTGGAAGCGGCGGGGATCACACCTGATCAGTTGGACTTGATCATTGTGGCCACGGTGACGCCCGACATGATGTTCCCTGCAACGGCCTGCCTCGTACAGGACCGACTGGGAGCTTCAAAAGCGGCTACTTTTGATCTGTCCGCCGCTTGCACCGGATTTTTGTACGGAATTACCACGGCGGTCCAATTCATCGCCAACGGAATCTATCGTTACGCTTTGGTGATCGGTGTCGATTGTTTGTCCAAAATCACCAACTGGGAGGATCGGAATACTTGTGTGCTGTTTGGCGATGGGGCGGGCGCAGTGGTACTGGGCCCCGTCGAAGAGGGATATGGTTTCCTCTCGTTTGATTTGGGCGCGGATGGTTCGGGTGGTAACCTGTTGCTTCAGCCGGCCGGGGGTTCGCGTATTCCGGCGACAGTGGAGTCGGTGGAGAAAAAACTGCACACTATCTCCATGTCTGGCGGGGAAGTGTTCAAATTCGCCGTTCGCGTCATGGGCAATGCCGCCGAAGAGGCGTTGAAAAAAGCGGGGTTGACCAAGGACGACATCGATTTTCTCGTCCCGCACCAAGCCAATATCCGCATCATCGACGCCGCGGTAAGGCGTTTCGGTCTGTCGGAAGACAAAGTGATTGTCAACTTGGATCGCTATGGTAACATGTCGTCTGCCTCCATCCCGGTCGCGTTGGACGAAGCCGTGCGTGAAGGTCGCATTCGTGAGGGAGATACCCTGGTGCTCGTCGGATTCGGCGGTGGACTGACTTGGGGTGCGGCCGTACTCAAGTGGTCCACCAAAGAAAAACTAGGGGACTAA
- a CDS encoding YceD family protein: protein MQVSLRELNRIGAETLVLNETVELEGLEREVRQLVRFEPLRVQVAISRNDHRFHVKGELETTATVVCSKCLKRFDVPLHTEWEEWLTDHPAYAEETEEREVQLIESDPVDLTPYIREAMLFTLPFIPVCREDCKGLCPKCGVNRNEVTCTCDMERIDPRLAALQDWFNQHPEKD, encoded by the coding sequence ATGCAGGTATCCCTGCGGGAACTCAACCGCATCGGGGCGGAAACGCTGGTTTTGAACGAAACGGTTGAACTGGAGGGGCTTGAACGGGAAGTGCGGCAATTGGTTCGGTTTGAGCCGCTCCGCGTTCAGGTCGCTATTTCCCGTAACGACCATCGATTTCATGTGAAAGGTGAACTAGAAACGACGGCGACGGTCGTCTGTTCCAAATGTTTGAAGCGATTTGACGTCCCTTTGCATACCGAATGGGAAGAGTGGTTGACCGACCATCCCGCGTATGCGGAGGAGACGGAGGAACGGGAAGTTCAACTGATCGAATCCGATCCGGTCGATCTTACCCCTTACATACGGGAAGCAATGTTGTTCACCCTTCCGTTTATCCCCGTATGTCGGGAAGATTGCAAGGGGTTGTGTCCCAAGTGTGGCGTCAACCGGAACGAAGTGACCTGCACCTGCGACATGGAACGGATCGATCCCCGACTAGCGGCTTTACAGGATTGGTTCAACCAGCATCCTGAAAAAGATTAG
- the acpP gene encoding acyl carrier protein: MADTLERVKRIIVDKLNVDPSEVTPEASIKEDLGADSLDVMDLVLELEDEFEMEISDEDAEKISTVGDIIAYIESHK; encoded by the coding sequence ATGGCAGATACGTTGGAGCGTGTGAAACGCATCATTGTAGACAAGCTCAACGTGGATCCTTCCGAAGTGACTCCGGAAGCCTCGATCAAGGAAGATCTGGGAGCTGACTCCCTTGATGTGATGGATTTGGTTCTGGAGCTGGAAGATGAGTTTGAAATGGAGATTTCGGACGAAGACGCTGAAAAAATCTCCACGGTGGGGGATATCATCGCGTACATCGAGTCCCACAAATAA
- the fabF gene encoding beta-ketoacyl-ACP synthase II — MSRRVVISGLGVISPIGNDLSTFWNNLIAGKSGVGPVTQFDASDYPTRIAAEVKDFDPLDYMDRKEARRMDRFVQFAVAAARQALEHAGLDMNQVDPDRVGVYIGSGIGGLTTWEEQYQVLLNRGPNRVSPFFIPMMISNMAAGQVSIITGAKGPNSTSVSACASGTHSIGDAFRIIQHGDADVMIAGGAESTIRPLAFAGFCAARAMSTRNDEPEKASRPFDKDRDGFVMGEGAGVLILEELEHAKKRGANIIAEIVGYGMSGDAYHLTSPAPGGEGAARAMTRAIQEAGLKPEDIDYINAHGTSTDLNDKFETISIKKAFGDHAYKLAISSNKSMIGHMLGAAGGVEAVATAMTLKEQIIPPTINYETPDPECDLDYVPNEARRARVRAALSNSFGFGGHNATIALKTYEDA, encoded by the coding sequence ATGAGCCGACGAGTGGTGATCAGTGGCTTGGGGGTCATTTCGCCGATCGGCAACGACTTGTCGACGTTTTGGAACAATCTGATCGCCGGAAAATCCGGCGTGGGTCCAGTGACCCAGTTTGATGCGAGCGACTATCCCACGCGCATCGCGGCGGAAGTCAAAGACTTTGACCCGTTGGATTACATGGACAGAAAAGAAGCACGGCGCATGGACCGTTTTGTTCAGTTTGCTGTTGCCGCTGCCCGCCAAGCATTGGAACATGCCGGATTGGACATGAATCAGGTGGATCCGGATCGTGTCGGGGTGTACATCGGCTCGGGCATCGGCGGTTTGACCACTTGGGAGGAACAGTACCAAGTCTTGTTGAATCGTGGACCAAACCGGGTGAGCCCGTTCTTCATCCCGATGATGATCTCCAATATGGCGGCGGGTCAGGTATCCATTATTACCGGTGCCAAAGGGCCCAACAGCACATCTGTATCTGCCTGTGCCTCTGGTACGCACTCCATCGGGGACGCGTTTCGGATCATCCAGCACGGGGATGCCGACGTCATGATTGCCGGCGGGGCGGAATCCACGATCCGTCCACTCGCATTTGCCGGATTTTGTGCGGCTCGTGCCATGTCCACGCGCAATGACGAGCCGGAAAAGGCGAGCCGGCCGTTTGATAAAGATCGGGACGGGTTTGTCATGGGCGAAGGAGCGGGCGTCTTGATTCTGGAGGAACTGGAGCACGCGAAAAAACGGGGAGCCAACATCATCGCCGAAATTGTGGGTTACGGTATGAGCGGTGACGCCTACCACCTTACCTCACCTGCACCGGGAGGAGAAGGGGCAGCCCGTGCCATGACGCGCGCCATCCAAGAAGCCGGACTGAAACCGGAAGATATCGATTACATCAATGCTCACGGTACGTCGACCGACCTCAATGACAAATTTGAAACCATTTCCATCAAAAAGGCGTTCGGCGATCATGCCTACAAGTTGGCCATTAGCTCCAACAAGTCGATGATCGGACATATGCTAGGCGCCGCAGGTGGTGTCGAAGCGGTGGCGACAGCGATGACGCTCAAAGAGCAAATCATCCCGCCGACGATCAACTATGAAACACCGGATCCGGAATGCGATCTGGATTACGTCCCCAACGAAGCCCGTCGTGCGCGCGTAAGAGCCGCTTTGTCCAACTCGTTCGGATTTGGCGGTCACAATGCGACGATCGCTTTGAAAACCTATGAGGACGCGTAA
- the fabG gene encoding 3-oxoacyl-[acyl-carrier-protein] reductase has translation MLTGKVAIVTGGSRGIGRAVSLRLARAGADVAVVFAGNREKAEAVVGEIQEMGRRSVAIQADVSQAEQVDAMVKQVIEAFGRIDILVNNAGITRDNLLLRLKEEDWDAVMSTNLKGVFLCTKAVTRQMMKQRFGRIINISSVVGLIGNPGQANYVAAKAGVIGLTKTAARELASRGITVNAIAPGFIETDMTAVLGEETREQMLSQIPLGRFGSAEDVAGAVAFLASDDAAYITGQTLNVDGGMVTY, from the coding sequence ATGTTAACCGGTAAAGTGGCGATCGTCACCGGCGGTTCCCGCGGCATCGGGCGGGCCGTTTCACTCCGATTGGCCCGAGCGGGTGCTGATGTAGCTGTCGTGTTTGCTGGCAACCGCGAAAAGGCGGAAGCCGTCGTCGGCGAAATTCAGGAGATGGGTCGACGGTCCGTGGCGATCCAGGCTGACGTTTCACAGGCAGAACAAGTGGACGCCATGGTGAAACAAGTGATCGAGGCGTTTGGCCGAATCGATATTTTGGTGAACAACGCAGGAATCACCCGTGACAATCTCCTGCTCCGATTGAAAGAGGAAGATTGGGACGCGGTGATGAGCACCAACCTCAAAGGGGTGTTCCTGTGCACCAAGGCGGTCACCCGCCAAATGATGAAACAACGCTTCGGCCGCATTATCAACATCAGCTCTGTGGTGGGATTGATCGGGAACCCGGGGCAAGCCAACTATGTGGCCGCCAAAGCCGGCGTGATCGGCTTGACCAAAACGGCGGCGCGCGAATTGGCCAGCCGGGGCATCACCGTGAATGCAATTGCACCAGGTTTTATCGAAACCGATATGACGGCTGTATTGGGAGAGGAAACCCGGGAGCAGATGCTCAGTCAAATCCCGTTGGGCCGTTTTGGTTCCGCTGAGGATGTGGCCGGTGCGGTTGCGTTTTTGGCGTCCGATGACGCCGCCTACATCACGGGACAAACCTTGAATGTGGACGGCGGCATGGTGACTTACTAA